CTTTTGAGAATTAATTTTCCTTGGTGATATTTTTTGACGATTGCAATAACTGAAAATTTCTGATTTTCCCAATAACCTCACCCCAATTCCCAATTCCCAATTACTATTTAACGCTGATTAGTTCTACGTCAAAAATCAAAGTAGAGTTGGGGGGAATAACGCCACCAGCACCACGCGCACCATAACCTAGTTCTGAGGGGATAATTAGTTGACGACGGCCACCTACTTTCATGGTGCTGAGTCCTTCGTCCCAACCTTTAATTACTTGTCCTGTGCCAATTTTAAAGCTAAAGGGTTTACCGCGATCGCGCGAACTATCAAATTTAGTCCCATTTTCTAATGTACCGACGTAGTGAACCTCAACGGTTTGTCCAGTTTGGGGAGTTGCGCCCGTTCCCTCTTGTAGTTCAATATATTTTAATCCAGAGGCGGTAGTAACAGCATTTGCTTCAGACATAGTATTGCTCTTTATTGGCGTATTGTTTTCTTGCGTGACAGTGGTGGTTGGTTGTGCTGGGGATGAATTACCGATCGCCGCATCTTTTTGACCGCTAATTTGGGTAAATACTAAAACGCCAACACATACCAGCATTAACACCACGCTGAGGAAAATTCCTTTCAAAATCAACCCTCTCTCTTTTAATTACCGATGATCAGATTACTGACAGAACACAAATTAGTTTAAATCAGAAATGATCTTTTAGCGCCATAGCTTATTTTCTAAATCCCGGACTTGACGCTCTAAACGGTCTATTCTCCCCCGTAATTCGTCTACTTCTGACTGACGGGCGACTCCCAAATCCTGCATCATGTTTCGCATTTGTCGCTGCATTTGCTCGTCCCAGTTGCCTTGTTCTGACTGTAACTGATGTACAAGATCATCCATGACTGCCTTTGCTTGCTCAGGATTGAGTTTACCGTCTTTTACCAGTTCATCACTCACTTCTTTGAGTTTGTCTGCAACTAAAGAAGTTGTGCCAATACCCAACATCATTAGCTGTTGCAACCAATTGTTACTATCCATACTGCCTTCCTCTGACTTGTTGCTAACTAAAAGCTTAGTAATTCTAGCCTACACATTTATTTTGTCAGTTGTCAGGAAGAAGGCAATAGGCAATAGGCAATAGGCAATAGGCAATAAATATTCTCCCTGCCCCCTACTCCCCTACTCCCCCTACTCCCCCTACTCCCCTACTCCCCTACTCCCCCAACTCCCCCAACCCCTCTGCCTCTTTACACCTGTATCCATCCGTGCATTGGTGCGATCGCTTTAGTGACTGACTCAATTATTTCTGGAGGTGCTTCTGAAAGCATGACACTGGGATAAACGGCGGTTCCCCATTGGGGATGGACAAGGACATGGCATTTATTTTGAATGGCGGGATATTTAAGTAAGGCTTGGGCTACTGCTGTGTCATCATGGGGAACTAGGCCAGAATGAGATAGTAATGGATAACCTGTGCGGGGATCTATGAGGTCTGTTAAATATCCGCGATCGCGCAAATTAAATGCCACATCGCAACCAAAACGCATAAATTTTTCTCGCAGTTTCTCTTTTTCTTGTTCTGTTTCTATAGTCATTTCTTCTAACGGATATTGTGATTGCTGCAAGACAACCACCACCCACAAAAACTGTTGTTGTTTCCAATCGGGTAATATCTGTTCGCAGTTGGCACAGATATATGGACTGGGAGTATGAATAGAAATCTCTACAGCTTGTCCTGTTTTGCCAACTAAATGAATCGGACAGCTAGGGTCAGAAATACAAACTTGGGGATAATACACCACATTAATTTGGTTTATGAAAGTTTTTATTTTATCTTTGTTAAAAATAATAACTCTTAAATCTGCAAATAAATCATCAAATTTTGCAAATACTTGAAATATGTTTTTTGTTAAAACTGCACATCTA
The DNA window shown above is from Anabaena sp. WA102 and carries:
- a CDS encoding phasin family protein codes for the protein MDSNNWLQQLMMLGIGTTSLVADKLKEVSDELVKDGKLNPEQAKAVMDDLVHQLQSEQGNWDEQMQRQMRNMMQDLGVARQSEVDELRGRIDRLERQVRDLENKLWR
- a CDS encoding methylmalonic aciduria and homocystinuria type D protein; the encoded protein is MVYYPQVCISDPSCPIHLVGKTGQAVEISIHTPSPYICANCEQILPDWKQQQFLWVVVVLQQSQYPLEEMTIETEQEKEKLREKFMRFGCDVAFNLRDRGYLTDLIDPRTGYPLLSHSGLVPHDDTAVAQALLKYPAIQNKCHVLVHPQWGTAVYPSVMLSEAPPEIIESVTKAIAPMHGWIQV
- a CDS encoding FKBP-type peptidyl-prolyl cis-trans isomerase; this encodes MKGIFLSVVLMLVCVGVLVFTQISGQKDAAIGNSSPAQPTTTVTQENNTPIKSNTMSEANAVTTASGLKYIELQEGTGATPQTGQTVEVHYVGTLENGTKFDSSRDRGKPFSFKIGTGQVIKGWDEGLSTMKVGGRRQLIIPSELGYGARGAGGVIPPNSTLIFDVELISVK